In one Dunckerocampus dactyliophorus isolate RoL2022-P2 chromosome 9, RoL_Ddac_1.1, whole genome shotgun sequence genomic region, the following are encoded:
- the LOC129187881 gene encoding uncharacterized protein LOC129187881: MGCCMRAASSPIEVIDLTSPPPVALVSPVQNPMQGFNVDFITPQNQAQGFAEGDRSTIDGGVWGQTSGFVENTLTPPVQNPLHFIVGFTSPNSSHGIAPLTPSTLDVTEGENDTEFEENTAESDVGQETGQEETSDAGVYNQERFHYFPDSESEYVDMQALNQRDIVSDSDGIETVDFNTSVLIVEQVFRRYMYDIACLNRRMIENIYNQLRQNVRRRHSVNSYSANARRATREQRTLPQRVHRRLQFED, translated from the exons ATGGGCTGTTGCAT GAGAGCTGCATCTTCACCAATTGAAG TGATCGATCTGACTTCACCGCCACCAGTGGCCCTAGTGTCACCGGTCCAAAACCCAATGCAGGGATTTAATGTGGACTTTATAACGCCTCAAAACCAGGCACAAG GATTTGCAGAGGGCGATCGCTCTACGATAGACGGGGGAGTTTGGGGACAGACTTCGGGATTCGTGGAAAACACTTTAACACCGCCGGTCCAAAACccactgcattttattgtggGGTTTACAAGTCCAAACTCAAGTCACG GGATTGCGCCACTGACCCCCTCAACGCTGGATGTGACAGAGGGAGAAAACGACACAGAATTCgaggaaaacacagcagagtccGATGTGGGACAAGAAACGGGACAGGAGGAGACATCTGACGCTGGAGTCTACAACCAGGAAAgatttcattattttccagATAGTGAAAGTGAATATGTTGACATGCAAGCTCTAAATCAGAGGGATATAGTCTCAGACAGTGATGGAATTGAAACAGTGGATTTCAACACCTCTGTGCTAATTGTCGAACAAGTGttcagaagatacatgtatgataTAGCATGTTTAAATCGCCGCATGATTGAGAATATATATAATCAACTTAGACAGAACGTTAGACGCAGGCATTCTGTCAATTCATATTCAGCTAACGCTAGACGTGCCACTCGTGAACAAAGAACACTGCCACAAAGAGTCCATCGCAGGTTGCAATTTGAAGACTAA